The DNA segment GGGCATTGAGGTGGGTGTCCCCAGGGCAGCTCCGAGTACCCGGCCGAGACTCCCGACTGAGGCTTCGAGGAAATCAGTGAGCACCGCCCCAGAGCGCAGTGCTCCAGAGCGCAGCGCCCCAGAGTCGAGCCCTGCCGCCAGGAGGAGATCCAGCGCCGGTGGAGGCCTCCAAAGGCCAACTGCGCGCCCCGTGGGCTCTACCGCCACCCCTCTGTCCTCCCCAGCTCGCTCCGGGGTCTCTCAGACTGGAACACCTCGGGCTCTGGGGCATCCTTCGCAACCCAAGTCCAAAGGACTGCAGGCTCTACGCCCTCCGCAGGCCACACCCCCAAGGAAGAGCGCGGCTCCTGTGAAGGGCCTTACTCCTCCTTTGGCCACATCCTCTCTTCCCTGTCCCACCGCAACGCCTCCCGGAATCACTGCCGCTCCAGTGCAGGGCTTGCTCCCACCCTCTCCACAGACCACACCCCCTTCCCCGGCCCCTATCTTTCATTTGGCCACGCCCCCTCAACTagctcctccttcctctgccccacTCTCTCTGCAGACCCGCCCCTCTCTGCCGGCCACACCCCCCTTGCAAGCTCCACCCACACACCTGAGTACATCCTTTCCCGAGGCATCCTCCTCTTCCTTGGCCACGGCCACTTTTTTGACTTCAGTCTGTCAATCAGTTTCACCTGTTCTGCAGAGTAAGCCGCTCACTGAGGCTTCTTTGGCTTTACCCCCGTTTCCAGCTCTACCCTCTCCCTTGGCCACACCTCCTTTGTCTAGTCCTCTACCACCAGCCACTGCCCCTCTACAAACCCCTCTATCTCTAGGAACATCTCTGAGGAACACGCCCACTCCCCTAGCCACACCCCCTCTGCAGGCTCCTTCCGTTCTGACCACGCCCCCTTCTCTGACCTGTTCTACCCTATCTCCACCTCTTCAGGCCACGCCCCATGCACTGACTACACCTCCCACACAGGACCCTCCCCTGGCCACATCCCCTCCTCAGTCCTCTGCCCCTCAGATCACATTCCCCTTGCAGGGTCCTCTCCCTCTAGGATCGCCGTCTTCTCTGGCTACTCCTCTGCTACAGACCCCACCTCTGACCACTCCTTCTATTCAGGCCACGCCTTCTATACAAGcctcatctctggcctcaccacTTCTGCAGGTCCCTCCCTCTCCACTGGCTGTGCCTCCTCCACACACTCCATCTTCTCTGGCCACGCCCCCTTTACAGGTTACTCCTTCTCAGATTCTGCCCCCTCTGCGGGCTCCACTTTCTCTGGGCTCACCCCCTCTGCAGACCACGTCTTCTTTCCTGGCTATGCCCCTTCCGAAGGTCCCTCCTTCTCCTTGTGCTTCACCTGCTCTGCaagcccctttctctccctctgcttcACTCCCTCTGCAAGACCCGCCCTCTCCCATGGTCACGCCCCCTCCGCGGGCTCCGCCTTCTGCGGCTTCGCCCCCTCTTCaggcccttccctctccctgtgcTTCACCTCCTCTGCaagcccctctctctccccctgcttCACCCCCTCTGCAAGACCCGCCCTCTCCCATGGCCACGCCCTCTCCGCGGGCTCCACCTGCGGCTTTGCCCCCTCTTcaggcccctccctctccccgtgCTTCGCCTGCTCTGCaagctcctctctctccccctgcttCACCCCCTCTGCAAGACCCACCCTCTTCCCTGGCCACGCCCCCTCCTCGGGCTCCTTCGTCTCTGGCCTTGCCCCCCTTgcaggcccctccctctccccctgacTCACCCCCTCTGCAAGCCCCACGCCGGCCCCCAACCCCGGGACCCGATGCTCCAATCTCGGGGCCACGGCTGACCCTGGCGTTGGCTCCGGGCCCACCTCCACCGCCCTCGCGCAGCCCGTCCAGTACGCTGAGTGGCCCGGACCTGGCGGGCCACAGTAGCAGTGCCACCAGTACGCCGGAGGAGCTGCGCGGCTACGACAGTGGGCCGGAGGGCGGCGCTGCATCCTCCCCGCCTGCCGATGCAGAACTCGCCGCCTGCCACCCGGCTGCTTGGAGCCGGGGTTCCGCTCCGCCGCTGGCCATCCGCGGCCCCCCAGGTACTCAGCCCTTAGACCCTGCAGAACAGTAGGAGGGGCGAGGTCTAGGGATGGGAGGGGGCGAGGTCGGAGGCGAGGCTTCTCAGCTCGGGGGCGGGGCAGTTGGGTCTGGGGCGGGGCTGAGGGAAGGGGCGTGCTCTTTGTGGTAGAGGCGGGGTTTCCCGTTGGCCATTCCCTCTGCCCAGCCAGGCGCCTCTCCCCACAGGAGCGCCCCTGCCTTGGTCTCCTGCGGCCGGGTCGGGCTCTGCTGACGGCTTGTGCACCATCTACGAGGCTGAAGGACCAGAGTCGGCGACCTCCGCCACAGGTGCACTGGATCCGGGACCCGGGCCTGGCGCAGGCGGTGCAAAGGCGGCGACTGCGGCTGGGGCCGGAGCGGCTTCACGGGGCGCGAAGCCGGCGCGCCTGGGCGAACTGCCGCTGGGGGCGCTGCAGGCGAGTGTGGTTCAGCACCTGCTGAGCCGGACGCTGCTGCTAGCTGCAGCCGAGGGTGCCCCGGGTGGCAGCAGCGGTGGCCCAGGGGGCGCAGGGGGTGGCGGCAGCGCGGGGGGTGCCCGTAGTGCCCTCAGTGAGGCCGAACTGGGTCGCTGGGCTGAACTATTGTCTCCCCTGGACGAGTCCCGCGCCAGCATCACCTCGGTCACTAGCTTCTCCCCAGACGACGTGGCTTCCCCACAGGGTGACTGGACCGTAGTGGAGGTGGAGACCTTCCACTGAGGCAGACCCTAGCCCTgcccgcccaccccaccccaccccaccccacccctggcttAGGATCCGCCCCTCAGGTTACACGTTACACCTCTTTGTTTTAGAtttgcccctcccctcctcccggaGTTCGGGCCCCTTGTGGATTGGCCTCAGTCCCCTAGAGCTCTAGAATTTTGGTCCAGGTTCGCGACCCACCCACACCTTTGGCTAAGGCCCTCCTCTTGAGACTCCCTGCCCCTTTAGCCTAGGACACGCTCCCGCTCACCTCGAGTCCGGTCCCTCCCTCGGCCAAGGCCCTGTCTGGTGTCCAGTGTATTGTCTACAGCGCACAGCCCAACTTTGCAATAAAGCCCAAACACTGAAGCCTGTTTACTTTCGCCTTTGCGTCGCGGGCTGATGGCTTTCAGCTGTGGAGTGGACTTCCGGGGCGGTGCGAGGTGCTGGGCCAGGTGGTGCTGGCAGCTGTGCACAAGAAAGAGTAGGTTGAAGCTCTGATTGAAGGCCTTCCAGAACACTGCGGCCGTGCGTCTTCTCCACCGAGAATAGAGGCGTGTGAGGAGATGCTGCCAAGTTCCCATGATCCAGCGCAGCACACCCACCCATGTGTGACAACCTAGGCGTTTTCACACCCAAGTTCTGGCAGCAGGGTTAGGTGCAGGAGGAGCCCAGGTAGGGCTTTGTGACCAAGTGAATGAGTGTGGCACGGCCAATTGACTAAGCTCTTCCCACACTCCTCCAGGGTAGCAGCAGGCACTTCTAGGGGTAGGTGGAAGATGTATGGGAAGGGCATGTTTGGATCCAAGGCAAGGGTGGGGGATCCGTTCCTGAGGTCCCTCCTCACAGTGTGCATGCACCCCCTTATTTTGCAGGCCCTGGGGTAGAGGAGGGAGATAGGGGTGGCCTGAGACCAAGGGCCATCTCAGGTCCTTTCAGGGCCTCCTAAGAGGGCACACAGCTCTCTTCTCACCAAGGAGGCTGCAGTGCAAAAGgtaggcctgggagttcccgtcgtggtgcagttggtaatgaatccgactaggaaccatgaggttgcgggttcagtccctgcccttgctcagtgggttaaggatccggcgttgccgtgagctgtggtgtaggttgcagacgcagcttggatcccacgttgctgtggctctggcgtaggctggcagctacagttccaattggacccctagcctgggaacctccatatgccgcgggagtggcccaagaaatggcaaaaagacaaaacaaaacaaaacaaaacaaaacaaaacaaaaaaaaacccaaaaggcagGCCTGCAGCTAGGCCCAGCACTCATGAAGAGGATTCCCTGCCTCCTGCGTGGACTCTCCCAAGGCTGGGCGGGGGATCGGGAGTCTTCACATTGCCCGCTGTCCTCCAGGTGCCCTCACCCTGTCCCTCTGTTCTTCCCAACCATAGGCCTCACCTTTCACCCCACCAGAGAGTGTCCTCCCCAAGCCCCTCCAGGCAGGCCTCCTTGCCTGTGCCCCAGAGTCAAGAGTCCTCACCAACAAATGTCTCCTCCAATCAGAATTCCTTGCCCTTCCTCCCACAGTCCAATCACCCTGACCTAGGACCCCTTaagccccagcccaggcccttcTTCCCAAGGACCCCTGCGTGAAATGCATCACCTGGGCCCTCCTTCTCTGAGGGTGGCCTGCTTCACACCAAGAATGACAGAGGCTTGAGGGGAACCACAATCCCTGGGGCAGGTAGAAGGACAGAGCAGGGCCCCATTTTGGGCCTTCAGCTCTCTGCTCCTAGACCTGGTTCTAAGCCAGTTAGTTTCCCATCAGACACGAATCACTCAGCCCTGCCTGTCCCCATGAAGCCACTGCCTTCCAACCTCGGGTCTGAAGAGAAATTGGCCCTGGTCCAGTTGGACACTGCCACCTCCACCCCTGGGAGCCAGTTAGGTGGCAAACCACACAGTTTTCCTTTCTAAGCTGGACCCTGGTGAGGACCCAGGCACCCTTGTTTCCAGATGCTGAGATGAGTCCGAGGGTAGGGGCTGGCTCCTGACATGCTGGGCAGCCAGGGGCCCAAGGCTGACCCCCAAGAGGTGGTAAGGCAGAACCTCAGACAGTTCTCCCAAGGCCCTGCCTCAGCCTGGGAGCCAGCTGGGTGGAATTACACCATGGGAGCAGGAGAGGCAGATAGCAACTCTTGGGGTCTCAGTGTTAAATCTGTGTGGtggggagttactgctgtggcacagtaggataaggatatggtgttgccacagcgatggcttggatttgattcctggcccaggaacttccatatactgtgggcacAGGGTGTTGGGGGGGATCTGTGATGGGAATGGTGCAGGGGCCTACAGGCTGTTGTGTGAGGGGACAGTATGTGCAACTCAGCTGTCCCAGTGCATCACCAGTGTCCTGCTCTACTGCTTGGCAGGTGTCAGGCAGCAGAATTGGGGACACTTTGTGGGACTATACTGGGTGTAGGGGCAGGGTCTGGCTGGCCTCTGGTTGGACccaatcattattattattactgttattttttagggcctcacatatggcatatggaagttcccaggttagtggttcAATTGGAcattcagctgccggcctatggcacagacacagcaatgcaggatccgagccaagtctgcaacctacaccacagctcatgacaatgccgaatacttaacccattgggcaaagccagggattgaacctgggtcctcacggatactagtcgggttcattactgctgaaccacaatgggaacccctggctGGACCCAGTTAAATGTCTCTTCCTGGAAGCCTTCCCTTGCCATCCCTGGCTCTTTCCCCTATGCTCACTGGGACTCCAGCTCAGCTCCATGGGCAATCCCACAAAGGACTCTTCCTCTCTGGCCTGCTTGCCCCAGGGGAGCCCCAGCTACACTGGCCTTGTCATCTACCCAACCCTGTAGTCCATCTGATGGTTTCCCTCTCAGCTCAGCCCTCCATGGCTCCTCAGTGCCCTCAGTTCAAGGTGCAAACTCTCAGGACTAGAGAAGCCCTTCCCTTTTGGTCACACCCACCCTCTGTGGTTCCTTTTCTCGTAGACCTCAGGTGTCTTTCTGGTGCCTCGCCTTTCTGCTTTTACCTGGGATACAGAtcccccctttccctcctccaggaagccttccctgatttccCTAAACATTTGTCTGTGGGCACGTGCCACACTAGTGTGCAGgctaagccccccccccccgcccccagccaatGTCTCTTTCCTCCACTATGCTTGGGACTCCTCCAGagccaggcacagagcagagcaCCTGAAGTCTCCTGAAGTGTATGCCGAATGAAGGAAACTAGATCCTGAATCTTCCCCAAGCCCCAAGCCCCCTTATTCCTCCATGTCTCTCAGGGGAGGCCCCAGCTGAGGCACCCAGGTGTGAAACCATGCTCCCCCTTCCCCATGTCCAGAGCCATCTTCCTGAAAATGCCCTGCTACAAAGGATGATCTGTAAGCCTAATGCCTCAGGTCCTCGCTGACTTGTTCCTCCAATACGAACTGATTCTTTCAATCCCCACACTATGCTCACACTGAAAACCTGCATGTCCTTTCCTCATCCCCACTGCACCTCTTTGGTCCCCTTGCTATGACCTCTACCCTGATTCTCTTAGGCTGCAGGAGGCTCCCAAGGGCAGGACagcctgcttccttcccttctgctTCCCTGAACAAAGGGCCAGGGACCCACGGCTAATGGTGCTTCCCTATCCCCAGGCCTGCCTGGCTCAGCGTCCCTTGTCCATGACTGTGTAAATAcactttattttccatctttcccACCTGGGCGACATGTGGAGTGTGAACAGGCAGTGTGCAAAATGGTGGTGGGCAGTGTGGGGGCACATGGGAGAGCCCCCTGGATGCCCACCCTGGTCCCCAGGCTGTGTAACACTGAGGAGTGGGCGACCGGGAAGGAGGGCACTGAGCATGGACCCCACCCCAGGAAGCGCCAGGGAGACTGCTTGTGATGCTGCTCTAGGCTCCAGGAGCACCGAGAAGGTCAGCCCGAGGGTCAGGAGGccccggggtggggaggggtctggggCATTGGCAGACTTTGGCACCGTTCTTGGTTCTGACTCAGCAGAGACCACGGGACCACTGTGAGCAGGCGCGGGGAGGCAACTCAGCTGGGCGGCCTCCTCCCCTGGGGCCTGGCCTTGACCGATGGGTGGGACTGGggacacagagaaggaagggaagtggAGGCTGGGGACGCCCTGAAGAGGAGGCTAacatgggtgggtgggggagcccCTCCATCACCGGCCAAGCTGGGATGATGGGAGTGTCTCACAGGGGAAGATGTGGGGCGCTAGGGAGTGGGGGTGGTCTCTTCACTTCCTTACAGCTGCTCTGGCCCTGAGAAGGAGGGACAGACTTTGCCCAGGTCCTGGCTGGTTCCAGCTGGCCACTCACACCCCTGGTGGCCCTGCACACAGGAGGGGGGACTTTGGTTTCTGCTTCAGGGGCCACAATGCCTGCACCAGAGGCCTAGGGTCCCAAGGGCCAGCGCAGGGGTGGTAAAGTCCCGCCTAGATCAGCCCCTTTTCCCTCAGGTCTCCTCTAGCTCCTGGGCCCTTCCCAGCAGGGCCACCCTTGTCCCAGAAGGAGGCCTGCTAGGAGGGGGGAGCTTCCTGTGCGCCCAGTTCTGGGATCCCTGGGTCCTCCCCTGCCCTAGCTGTTAAGAGGAGCAGACCCTCCAGGGCCCAGAGGTGTGCGGACCAAGATGGGTAAACACTGCTACGGAGGGTGGGCCTGCCGGGGGCCTCTGAGGATCCTCAGACTCCGGCCCTACCCTCTGTGCCCTGCCGCACGGGGCCTGGCCCTCGGGGTGGGCGGGGCCGCCGAGGACGTGGAGTTTGTGGAGTTTGTTAAGTGCGGGCGCCGGCCCCCTTGGCTCCAAGCACGTGGGGCACAGCCTCAGTTGTCCAGGCCTTGGCTGTAGGGCGCGGTCAGTTCGTCGGCGTCGCTGTCTGAGCTGCCCTCACTGTCCTTGGCCGGCCGCTCCAGACGGCGGAAGAAGCGCGCGTCTCGCGGCGACAGTGGGTAGAGCGCGTCCTGCAGCGCCGCGCCCACACCCACGCCCACGCCGAGCAGCTCCTCGTCCGACGACGGCAGCGAGTCCTCATCCAGGTGCCGCGCCAGGCCGAGCCCGTCGAAGGCCAGCGGGTCCTCGAAGGACGGCGGGCCCTTCAGCAGCCGCACCTGGGGCGGGGGACCCGCGCGCTGGAGGCGTGGACCGACTACTCACGGACGGAGTCCGGCAGCCAGGCCCCCTTCTCTCCCGCTCCCCGAGGCGCCGACGCCGGCCGTCACCGGCTGAGGACACCAGGGCTCTTATGCCCCTCCCGCGCTCACCTCGGCCTTCAGCTCCTCGATCTGGTCCTTGAGCTCGCGGATGTACTGCGACGAGTCCGAGTGGTTCAGCTGGCCCTGGATGCGGCCCTCCTCCCTCTGCGGGCGGGCCGGGTCGCGGGGCGTCAGCGCAGGGCCCCTCCCTGGAGCCCGGCCCCGGCCCGGACCCCGACCCCGCAGCTCACCTGGATCTCCAGCTCAGCGATGCGCTGCCGCATCTCGGCCACCGCTGCCATGCTGTCCGCCTCCCGCAGGCGCACGGCCATCACCTCCTCCTtgctctgggggcgggggcacaggGAGGGTCAAGGGGCGCGGCGGGGCGAGGGCGGGACCGCGGGCGTGGGGCTGGAGGGCTAGCGGGCACCTTGCACTCGGCCTCCGCCTGCTTGCGGCGGCTTTcgctgagctgcgtctgcagccccTTGTTCTGCGCCGCCAGGTACTGCAGCTTCTCCTGCAGCGCCGCCCGCTCCGCCTCCACGCGATTCAGTAGGTTGCGGTGGATGTGGTCCTGAGGGCGGACGGGCGGGGGTCACGGACTCGCCGAGGGGCCGCCGAGCCACCTTCCTCCCCAAGTACGGCCGCAGCGCACCTGCGTCTCCAGCTCCACCACGCGCTGCCGCAGCTCGCGGCCCTCGGCCAGAGCCTGGGCCTCGCGTAGCCGCACGCTCATCAGCTCGTCCTGCAGCTCGCCCAGGACCAGCTTCCGCGGGGACTCCTTCCAGCGGCCGCCACGGGACAGGTGGGCCTGCGCGGAGAGGTTGGCGCTCAGCCTCCGCCCGGGAGCCCTGAGGCCGCTTGGGGCGCGTCGGCCACTGCCTTACCTGCCAGGTGTCCGAGagctcctgcagctgcagcttcagttctcGCGCCGAGGCCACGGCCTCGCCCTCCCGCACCTTGAGCGCCTTCAGCTCCTCCTGCAGCTGCGCCACGTTGTTCTCGTCGGGCAGAGAGCTGTTCCTCTGCCGGGACAGGAGCGGTCAGAGCCCAGGGGAGCTGCGCGGCCTCGCGGCCCTCCCTGCAGGGCCCATGCCCTGGGGGGCCCCCCTGTCCTCTGAGCTCTGCCTTGGGCAGGCGGGCTGGGAGAGGGCTCACCCTGGCCCCCGGAAATGCGCTGGGGGAAGGAGGACCAGGCCAGAGGGGAGCCGACCCCACACCCCCTCAGCTGGAGATTCTGATCTTAAAACAGGTGTAATAGCAGCACCTGGTCTCTTGCAGGACTGGCCCAGAGTAGCCCCATGTTACTGCCAATTACACCAGGCAGGCTGGCTGAGTGCAAGTGCCACCCACCTGAATCTGAGAGCCACGCCCTCCGGGCCCAGACCACAGGACTGCCCCAGTGGGAGCTCAGAAGACTGTGGATTTTCCCATCATCTCCCTGGGGCCGACTGAGGGTCGGCCTTGGCCCTGGCCAAGCCTTGCCAAGGCTCAGTGATGAGAGATTTGTGCTCCAGTCAATTGGACCAAAAGCTAGCTCGCTGCAAGGGGTTCTTCCCACCCCTTGTTTGGGTCTGGGAGTTGGGGGAGAGTGGCAGATCTGCTGGGCCCATGTTTCCCTCTGATgtggaaggaggcaggaggggagcccAGCTCTGGGCCAGTGGGCTGATGGGGACTGAGAGGCGAGAGCCCCAGGAAAGAATGTGGCAGAGACACCCCACCTGGGAAGGTACCCAAAATAAtgtggcttggggtgggggtgtgtggctTCTGCTGCTTGTGAGCACTGCCGTCCAGTGGCTGGGGCACCTTCCTTCATCTGGTGGTGCCAGGGGAGTTGAGTCAGcatcttctttgtgtgtgtgtgtgtgtgtctttttagggccgcacccgcggcatatggaggttcccaggctaggggtcaaattggagctatagccgccggcctacaccacagccacagcaatgctggatccaagctgagtctgcaacctataccacagctctcagtaatgctggatccttaacccgct comes from the Phacochoerus africanus isolate WHEZ1 chromosome 4, ROS_Pafr_v1, whole genome shotgun sequence genome and includes:
- the PRR36 gene encoding proline-rich protein 36 isoform X1: MGGDAGEGAERCQDPGSCRQCSCPGPGMLISFLIRCGMDKRDKSRAGVAGRTPASRSPGLPTPRPPGSPRPPPPVTSAALRVLGAAGAAGRGPLAEQAGGIRATALADASPRVGQTRSAGTGPRSPASRPPGAGKGERALAKTPGPSCVSSPGRASGPTRLGSPGQKGLRPPAEESVARGKAPEAPRRSALSAGARKDSSGSTPAIPSPAISRRSRAVGIEVGVPRAAPSTRPRLPTEASRKSVSTAPERSAPERSAPESSPAARRRSSAGGGLQRPTARPVGSTATPLSSPARSGVSQTGTPRALGHPSQPKSKGLQALRPPQATPPRKSAAPVKGLTPPLATSSLPCPTATPPGITAAPVQGLLPPSPQTTPPSPAPIFHLATPPQLAPPSSAPLSLQTRPSLPATPPLQAPPTHLSTSFPEASSSSLATATFLTSVCQSVSPVLQSKPLTEASLALPPFPALPSPLATPPLSSPLPPATAPLQTPLSLGTSLRNTPTPLATPPLQAPSVLTTPPSLTCSTLSPPLQATPHALTTPPTQDPPLATSPPQSSAPQITFPLQGPLPLGSPSSLATPLLQTPPLTTPSIQATPSIQASSLASPLLQVPPSPLAVPPPHTPSSLATPPLQVTPSQILPPLRAPLSLGSPPLQTTSSFLAMPLPKVPPSPCASPALQAPFSPSASLPLQDPPSPMVTPPPRAPPSAASPPLQALPSPCASPPLQAPLSPPASPPLQDPPSPMATPSPRAPPAALPPLQAPPSPRASPALQAPLSPPASPPLQDPPSSLATPPPRAPSSLALPPLQAPPSPPDSPPLQAPRRPPTPGPDAPISGPRLTLALAPGPPPPPSRSPSSTLSGPDLAGHSSSATSTPEELRGYDSGPEGGAASSPPADAELAACHPAAWSRGSAPPLAIRGPPGAPLPWSPAAGSGSADGLCTIYEAEGPESATSATGALDPGPGPGAGGAKAATAAGAGAASRGAKPARLGELPLGALQASVVQHLLSRTLLLAAAEGAPGGSSGGPGGAGGGGSAGGARSALSEAELGRWAELLSPLDESRASITSVTSFSPDDVASPQGDWTVVEVETFH
- the PRR36 gene encoding proline-rich protein 36 isoform X2: MDKRDKSRAGVAGRTPASRSPGLPTPRPPGSPRPPPPVTSAALRVLGAAGAAGRGPLAEQAGGIRATALADASPRVGQTRSAGTGPRSPASRPPGAGKGERALAKTPGPSCVSSPGRASGPTRLGSPGQKGLRPPAEESVARGKAPEAPRRSALSAGARKDSSGSTPAIPSPAISRRSRAVGIEVGVPRAAPSTRPRLPTEASRKSVSTAPERSAPERSAPESSPAARRRSSAGGGLQRPTARPVGSTATPLSSPARSGVSQTGTPRALGHPSQPKSKGLQALRPPQATPPRKSAAPVKGLTPPLATSSLPCPTATPPGITAAPVQGLLPPSPQTTPPSPAPIFHLATPPQLAPPSSAPLSLQTRPSLPATPPLQAPPTHLSTSFPEASSSSLATATFLTSVCQSVSPVLQSKPLTEASLALPPFPALPSPLATPPLSSPLPPATAPLQTPLSLGTSLRNTPTPLATPPLQAPSVLTTPPSLTCSTLSPPLQATPHALTTPPTQDPPLATSPPQSSAPQITFPLQGPLPLGSPSSLATPLLQTPPLTTPSIQATPSIQASSLASPLLQVPPSPLAVPPPHTPSSLATPPLQVTPSQILPPLRAPLSLGSPPLQTTSSFLAMPLPKVPPSPCASPALQAPFSPSASLPLQDPPSPMVTPPPRAPPSAASPPLQALPSPCASPPLQAPLSPPASPPLQDPPSPMATPSPRAPPAALPPLQAPPSPRASPALQAPLSPPASPPLQDPPSSLATPPPRAPSSLALPPLQAPPSPPDSPPLQAPRRPPTPGPDAPISGPRLTLALAPGPPPPPSRSPSSTLSGPDLAGHSSSATSTPEELRGYDSGPEGGAASSPPADAELAACHPAAWSRGSAPPLAIRGPPGAPLPWSPAAGSGSADGLCTIYEAEGPESATSATGALDPGPGPGAGGAKAATAAGAGAASRGAKPARLGELPLGALQASVVQHLLSRTLLLAAAEGAPGGSSGGPGGAGGGGSAGGARSALSEAELGRWAELLSPLDESRASITSVTSFSPDDVASPQGDWTVVEVETFH